A section of the Pochonia chlamydosporia 170 chromosome 2, whole genome shotgun sequence genome encodes:
- a CDS encoding multidrug resistance protein 1, 2, 3 (p glycoprotein 1, 2, 3) (similar to Neosartorya fischeri NRRL 181 XP_001264494.1), translating into MTISAVFANSWGRRKQFFSFFQLLFYANPTWLDYFLLIFGTLCACGAGVPFPLMGILFGQVLDNLNDASCDANSSKNTGEIQSEVNKKVLVLVYIAIANFIVIYLYIVSWSIFSRRLEARLRDRYFQTLLRQDATFYDKRQAGELTSRLNSDIQIIQAGTSEKVGICIAVSSFFISAYVVAFVRDTKLAAILISLIPAFLLMAAIGSIFTQRFTARMSDAIASASSIAQEALSHIAVVQAFGAGPRLEAKFASTMSTAQKEGIKKAATTAIQAGTLYFIAYAANALAFWQGSRQIADAVEHGGNNVSVGRTYTVIFLLVDACVILGSIAPLLPIIGSATASFQKLKADIDAPSGIDSQSDEGEKLPNSIDGAVEFHDVSFAYVSRPDRPVLKGVSFSCPAGKHTALVGLSGSGKSTIAGLTARIYDPTNGTVTLDGHNLKNLNVKNLRGFMSLVQQEPSLLDRSILENIALGILNSPWPSHQRFQHVILGSGLAEIASNLAAGKDLASLSEAHGQDMVDLVQLIREAASLADASGFIERLEFGYGTQVGIGGKLVSGGQRQRIALARALIRDPKILILDEATASLDSASEHRIKMAIESIAKGRTVIAIAHRLSTIKNADNIIVMNGGEIIEQGSHLELMALNGSYAGMVRLQNIESAQNDDTPSMASTAKGDVDTIITEKDSLLEEKATENLPGRTKKDSTDKSETITPGTPELDSHKTGWQVLKQLGRMIRPNLAWLLLALAAGTIVGASFTGSGLIFGNTVGRLSPCNAPGDIRWAGKFFGGMFFMLAVVELFANSVSWSSFGTISERLLYKVRVLCFRSLYEQGLDWHQAEGRTPASLLSVITADAAAIGGFSGSIIGNSFAIVVNFIIAITVSHILAWKIAVVCLVTVPILLGSGILQLRALTRFERKHAGAFSDAIGITVEAVNSFKTISSLSLENEVLGNYRRTLRPPYKAMAAGTAYANIWLAISYGTSNLIYAFAYWWGSTRITNGEYTSTEFFVILVAMLVSAQLWGNMFTLAPEVSRAREAGSRILSLIDQGSSKDLTAQELAPVVAPPTTEKDVEAVADGTTKSASPNKGATVTFKDVSFAYPARPQLSIVQGMSFTIQAGQFCGLVGPSGAGKSTILSLVQRMYRPTGGAIEINGSNICARDGVEFRNDIAVVPQDCALFDGTIRFNVGLGATPNHEATDEEIEEACRLANIHDTIMALPDGYNTECGPNGSRLSGGQRQRLAIARALVRKPKLLLLDESTSALDAESEKALQEGLERAARGITVIAITHRLHTVRKADVIFVIEGGKVVEKGRHEELVEKSTGTATDNDNHSTTTGHSEGGGNSSPFLNRFAAVTVDDDTDAYELADYRQIQADKSAHDLEKRRQDKRERKRQWIETQDEMKFSHSIQFNAVPDWSSHYIAYSNLKKLIYQLEKNAHQARAGGDSESRPLISSEEPTEVFSRALGVELEKICSFYVAKEGELLDEVNQLVRDVGDRPSLDSPDLRRMSLGDGHRPHMRPLSSTGMGSDDEMEDSASDDDETTGLNKPKSNSGRRRTIANVGQHQADLAASSDFARSVRRHSTVEDFGDQSVMFSSGLFSSSIMLKKRIISLYVQLCELKSYAQLNKTGFSKVLKKFDKILDKELKASFMRSNVDTAYPFKDETKKIVEENIEKMEDAYSEVVTGGDRDLAKKDLRSHLREHVVWERNTVWRDLIGIERRAEAARFGQTLLGQDQTAAPKRLQGDDDQVVTRKQFKTPLGLLTLPSWLAGSSMLTLIGSIAAFAALLAIPIMDKPEEQNCLAMLVFVSLLWATETIPLFVTSLLIPFLSVVLRVVCDENGAKHKRLDAKQATNAIFAAMWSPVIMLLIGGFTLAAALSKCKIDKRLATLVLSKAGTQPRTVLVANMFVAAFASMLISNVAAPVLCYSIIEPMLRTLPSDSNMSKAVIIGIALASNIGGMLSPIASPQNVVAMGIMKPEPTWLQWFFIVIPVGAVSIVLIWMVLLVSFQPGKGTVIAPIRPLKERFSGVQWFVSIVTIITIALWCASHQMEDVFGDMGVIAIIPIVLFFGIGILTKEDFNNFPWTIIILAAGGLSLGKAVRSSGLLHTVAELVSKNVEGMSLYGVLVVFSTLILVIATFISHTVAALIFLPLVFDVGMSMDQPHPNLLVMGGVLMCSAAMGLPTSGFPNMTAIMKEDATGQRYLRVKHFISRGIPSSFITLVVVITLGYGIMQVAGLD; encoded by the exons ATGACAATCAGCGCAGTCTTTGCTAATTCATGGGGTCGGCGGAAACAGTTCTTTAGTTTCTTTCAGCTGCTCTTCTATGCAAACCCCACATGGCTAGATTATTTTCTACTCATATTCGGTACTCTTTGTGCCTGTGGTGCCGGCGTTCCGTTCCCGTTGATGGGAATTTTGTTTGGTCAGGTCCTCGACAATCTTAATGATGCTTCCTGCGATGCGAACAGCTCCAAAAATACGGGCGAGATTCAGTCAGAAGTCAACAAAAAGGTTCTTGTACTCGTCTATATCGCTATTGCCAACTTCATCGTCATTTACCTCTATATTGTGTCTTGGAGCATTTTCAGTCGCAGGCTAGAAGCTCGTCTAAGAGATCGATACTTCCAGACCTTACTGCGTCAAGATGCCACCTTCTACGACAAGCGTCAGGCCGGCGAGCTCACGTCCCGACTGAACTCCGATATTCAAATCATCCAAGCAGGTACCTCAGAAAAGGTCGGCATCTGTATTGCTGTGAGCTCGTTTTTCATTTCAGCATACGTTGTGGCCTTTGTGAGGGATACCAAATTAGCCGCTATTCTGATCAGCTTGATACCCGCTTTCCTTCTGATGGCTGCTATTGGCAGCATATTCACTCAAAGGTTCACTGCCCGTATGTCTGACGCAATTGCTTCAGCATCCTCTATCGCTCAAGAGGCACTGTCGCATATAGCTGTGGTCCAGGCTTTCGGAGCTGGCCCTCGTCTCGAGGCCAAATTTGCGTCGACAATGAGTACTGCCCAAAAGGAGGGAATTAAGAAGGCGGCTACTACTGCTATTCAAGCTGGCACACTCTATTTCATCGCGTACGCTGCGAATGCCCTGGCATTCTGGCAGGGTAGCAGACAGATTGCTGATGCCGTGGAACATGGCGGGAACAATGTCTCCGTTGGAAGGACATACACGGTCATCTTCCTTCTTGTAGATG CTTGTGTTATCCTCGGTTCCATTGCGCCACTGCTTCCCATCATTGGATCAGCAACTGCGTCATTCCAGAAGCTGAAGGCCGATATCGATGCCCCTTCTGGCATTGATTCACAATCCGATGAGGGCGAAAAGCTTCCTAATTCTATCGATGGTGCAGTGGAATTCCACGATGTGTCGTTTGCGTACGTTTCTCGACCTGATCGCCCAGTGCTGAAAGGGGTTTCATTCAGCTGCCCAGCCGGCAAACACACAGCCTTGGTTGGTCTTTCAGGAAGCGGAAAATCCACGATTGCGGGTCTCACGGCCAGAATATACGATCCCACAAACGGAACTGTGACACTAGATGGGCACAATCTGAAGAATCTTAATGTGAAGAACTTGCGAGGTTTTATGAGCTTGGTTCAACAGGAACCGTCTTTGTTGGATAGATCCATCCTGGAAAATATCGCGCTTGGTATTCTCAATTCCCCCTGGCCGAGTCATCAGAGATTTCAACATGTTATATTGGGCTCAGGGCTTGCCGAAATTGCGTCCAACCTCGCAGCTGGAAAAGATCTTGCTTCGCTGTCTGAGGCACATGGTCAAGACATGGTCGACTTGGTCCAATTAATCCGCGAGGCGGCAAGTCTAGCAGATGCTTCTGGTTTTATTGAAAGGCTCGAGTTTGGATACGGCACCCAAGTTGGCATCGGCGGCAAATTGGTTAGTGGCGGTCAACGACAAAGGATCGCCCTTGCTCGAGCCCTGATACGAGATCCCAAGATTCTcattcttgatgaagctacTGCTTCTTTAGACTCTGCCAGTGAGCACCGCATCAAGATGGCCATTGAGTCCATTGCCAAAGGTCGCACTGTAATTGCCATTGCACACAGACTCTCTACTATCAAGAATGCGGATAATATCATCGTCATGAATGGTGGCGAAATTATTGAGCAAGGATCGCATTTAGAACTCATGGCACTCAACGGCTCATATGCAGGAATGGTTCGTCTTCAAAACATTGAGTCCGCACAGAACGACGACACTCCGTCCATGGCAAGTACTGCTAAAGGAGACGtcgacaccatcatcacagaGAAGGACTCTCTGCTTGAGGAGAAGGCCACGGAAAACTTGCCAGGTCGAACCAAGAAAGATTCTACAGATAAATCCGAAACCATCACACCAGGAACTCCGGAATTGGACTCCCACAAAACAGGCTGGCAGGTCTTGAAGCAACTAGGCCGTATGATTCGACCAAATCTGGCGTGGCTACTCTTAGCCCTGGCAGCCGGAACCATTGTGGGAGCAAGCTTCACTGGATCTGGTTTGATATTTGGAAACACAGTCGGACGTCTGAGTCCATGCAATGCGCCTGGCGACATTCGCTGGGCCGGAAAGTTCTTTGGGGGCATGttcttcatgttggctgtCGTAgagctttttgccaactCTGTTAGCTGGTCTTCTTTTGGTACAATCTCGGAAAGACTTTTATACAAGGTCCGCGTACTCTGCTTTCGTTCGCTATATGAGCAAGGTTTGGACTGGCATCAAGCGGAGGGACGCACCCCGGCCTCGCTGTTGTCAGTCATCACtgcagatgctgctgccatcGGTGGCTTCAGTGGCTCCATTATTGGAAACTCCTTTGCAATTgtcgtcaacttcatcatAGCCATTACGGTGTCGCACATTCTGGCATGGAAGATTGCCGTCGTGTGCTTGGTTACCGTGCCAATCCTGTTGGGATCAGGTATTCTGCAGCTTCGTGCGCTCACCAGATTTGAGCGCAAACACGCTGGTGCATTTTCGGATGCCATCGGCATAACAGTTGAGGCTGTCAACTCGTTCAAGACCATTTCATCCTTATCCCTGGAGAATGAAGTTCTTGGCAATTATCGGCGGACTCTGAGACCACCATACaaagccatggctgctggtaCTGCTTACGCGAATATCTGGCTCGCCATCTCATATGGAACCAGTAATCTTATATATGCGTTCGCATATTGGTGGGGGTCAACGAGAATCACGAACGGGGAGTATACATCGACCGAGTTCTTCGTCATTCTCGTGGCCATGTTGGTCAGCGCCCAGCTCTGGGGCAATATGTTCACCCTTGCACCAGAAGTTTCGCGTGCTCGAGAGGCCGGGTCGCGAATATTGAGTTTGATAGACCAGGGTTCTTCAAAGGATTTGACTGCCCAGGAATTGGCTCCTGTAGTTGCGCCACCAACTACTGAGAAGGATGTCGAAGCTGTCGCAGATGGAACTACAAAgtcagcatcaccaaacaAAGGCGCTACCGTGACTTTTAAAGACGTTTCATTTGCATATCCGGCTCGTCCGCAGTTATCAATCGTGCAAGGCATGTCATTTACCATTCAGGCAGGTCAGTTTTGTGGTTTAGTTGGACCTTCAGGCGCAGGCAAATCCACGATCCTATCGCTTGTCCAGAGAATGTACCGCCCTACAGGTGGCGCCATCGAAATCAATGGCTCAAATATATGCGCGcgggatggtgttgagtttCGAAATGACATCGCGGTCGTCCCTCAGGACTGTGCTCTTTTCGATGGCACGATAAGATTCAACGTTGGGCTCGGGGCCACACCAAACCACGAAGCAACTGACGAAGAAATCGAGGAGGCATGTCGTTTAGCCAACATCCACGACACGATTATGGCGCTCCCAGATGGGTACAACACCGAATGCGGTCCAAATGGGTCACGTTTATCGGGCGGTCAACGCCAGCGTCTAGCCATCGCTCGAGCACTGGTGCGAAAACCTaaattgcttcttcttgacgaaAGCACGAGTGCTCTTGATGCCGAGAGCGAAAAGGCCCTTCAGGAAGGCTTGGAGAGAGCTGCCAGGGGCATCACGGTTATTGCAATCACGCATCGCCTGCACACGGTTCGCAAGGCTGATGTGATTTTTGTAATTGAAGGTGGAAAAGTCGTGGAGAAGGGTCGTCACGAAGAGCTGGTGGAAAAGA gcacaggcactgCTACTGACAACGACAACCATTCGACTACGACTGGCCATAGTGAAGGAGGAGGGAATTCGAGTCCATTTTTGAACCGTTTTGCTGCTGTGACggttgacgacgacaccGACGCTTACGAGCTTGCCGATTACCGTCAGATCCAGGCCGACAAAAGCGCCCACGACCTCGAGAAACGAAGGCAAGACAAGCGAGAACGCAAGCGTCAGTGGATTGAAACACAGGACGAGATGAAGTTCTCTCACAGCATCCAGTTTAATGCTGTTCCGGACTGGAGCAGCCACTATATTGCCTACAGTAACCTCAAAAAACT CATCTACCAACTCGAAAAGAATGCTCACCAAGCACGTGCGGGCGGCGATTCAGAATCTCGACCCCTCATTTCGAGCGAAGAGCCTACCGAAGTATTCAGTAGGGCCCTTGGCgttgagcttgagaagaTATGCTCTTTCTACGTAGCCAAGGAAGGGGAGTTGCTGGATGAAGTCAACCAACTTGTCCGAGACGTTGGTGACAGACCGTCTCTAGACAGCCCCGATCTCCGGCGCATGTCGTTAGGGGACGGACACCGCCCGCACATGCGGCCCTTGAGTTCTACTGGCATGGGCTCcgacgacgagatggagGACAGTGcaagtgatgatgatgagacaACAGGGCTGAATAAGCCAAAGAGTAACAGTGGCCGACGGAGGACCATCGCCAACGTAGGGCAGCACCAGGCTGACCTGGCAGCGTCCTCAGATTTCGCCCGCTCCGTACGCAGACACAGTACTGTCGAGGATTTTGGTGACCAGTCCGTCATGTTCTCTTCAGGATTGTTCTCATCCAGCATCATGCTCAAGAAGCGCATTATTAGCCTCTACGTGCAGCTCTGTGAGCTCAAGTCATACGCCCAACTGAACAAGACTGGCTTCAGCAAGGTGCTGAAGAAATTCGACAAGATACTCGACAAGGAGCTCAAGGCATCATTCATGAGATCTAATGTTGACACGGCATACCCTTTCAAGGATGAAACCAAAAAGATTGTGGAGGAGAACATAGAAAAGATGGAGGACGCCTACTCCGAAGTTGTCACGGGCGGTGACAGGGATCTTGCCAAGAAAGACTTGCGATCCCATCTTCGAGAACATGTCGTGTGGGAACGTAATACCGTGTGGAGAGACCTCATTGGTATCGAACGGCGCGCTGAGGCCGCTAGATTTGGCCAGACTCTGCTGGGTCAAGATCAAACCGCGGCACCGAAACGCTTACAAGGCGACGACGATCAGGTTGTGACCAGAAAACAATTCAAGACGCCTTTAGGTCTCCTCACGCTGCCgagttggctggctggctcttCCATGCTTACTCTGATCGGCTCCAtcgctgcatttgctgcactTCTCGCGATTCCCATCATGGACAAGCCCGAGGAGCAAAACTGCCTGGCAATGTTGGTATTTGTTAGTTTACTATGGGCAACAGAG ACTATTCCTCTGTTCGTGACCTCACTCCTCATCCCCTTCTTATCAGTTGTACTTCGGGTCGTTTGCGATGAGAACGGTGCCAAACACAAGCGTCTGGACGCCAAACAGGCTACAAACGCAATCTTTGCCGCCATGTGGAGTCCAGTCATCATGTTACTTATCGGTGGCTTCACCCTCGCCGCGGCCCTCTCCAAGTGCAAGATAGACAAGCGTCTCGCGACGCTGGTCCTTAGCAAGGCTGGCACCCAACCGCGGACTGTGCTTGTCGCTAATATGTTtgttgctgcctttgcaTCCATGTTGATCAGCAACGTTGCGGCTCCTGTGCTGTGCTACTCAATCATTGAG CCCATGTTGCGTACACTGCCCTCCGATTcaaacatgtccaaagcTGTAATTATTGGCATTGCCCTCGCCTCAAACATTGGTGGCATGCTGTCGCCGATTGCTTCTCCTCAGAACGTCGTTGCTATGGGCATAATGAAGCCGGAGCCAACTTGGCTACAGTGGTTCTTCATTGTTATCCCTGTTGGTGCCGTCTCCATCGTTCTGAtatggatggtgttgttAGTTTCGTTCCAGCCCGGCAAAGGAACGGTCATTGCACCTATTCGTCCATTGAAGGAGCGCTTCTCTGGTGTTCAGTGGTTCGTGAGCATTGTGACAATCATCACGATTGCTCTGTGGTGCGCAAGCCACCAGATGGAAGATGTCTTTGGTGACATGGGTGTCATTGCGATCATCCCtattgttcttttctttggTATCGGAATCTTGACCAAGGaagacttcaacaacttcccgTGGACCATCATTATTCTGGCTGCTGGAGGCTTGTCACTTGGAAAAGCTGTCCGATCATCTGGACTGCTTCACACGGTTGCAGAGCTTGTTTCCAAGAATGTCGAAGGGATGAGCCTGTACGGCGTCCTCGTCGTGTTCTCTACCCTCATTCTGGTGATTGCGACGTTTATTAGCCACACCGTTGCAGCACTCATCTTCCTGCCTCTTGTATTTGATGTCGGCATGTCGATGGACCAACCTCACCCCAACCTCTTAGTCATGGGCGGTGTTTTGATGTGCAGCGCAGCTATGGGTCTTCCAACCAGCGGCTTCCCCAATATGA CTGCAATAATGAAGGAAGATGCCACGGGACAGAGATATCTCCGAGTCAAGCATTTCATTAGCAGAGGCATTCCCAGCAGTTTCATTACTCTGGTTGTTGTAATTACACTTGGCTACGGCATTATGCAGGTTGCGGGATTGGATTAG
- a CDS encoding pyridine nucleotide-disulfide oxidoreductase AMID-like (similar to Cordyceps militaris CM01 XP_006671902.1): MGSVPHAQDAPTVRVFIAGGSYAGLSAAVNLLDLGQGLSPRMFQQPYEHHPDLPRVNWDITIVDERDGFYHLIGSPLALADAEYAKKAWIKFQDLPGLQTPQVKFIQGSVSSVDCEAKRTTTIDNTTKLPTTHEYDYFIAATGLRRVWPVVPQSLTRKQYLLEAEEHIHAVANAQHGVVVVGGGAVGIEMAAELKLVEPNVKVFLIHSREKLLSSENLSDECKDKALELLKESGVEVLLNHRLATTTKAETTDGSSKYELEFTNGHKMAASEVIMAVSKSKSTATYLPSSALDEEGYVKIEKKLLNFYPWHPECEFHLCAGDLTKWSGIKRCGWAMHSGHYAAQNIHKFILQKHVGQEPKFMEFQEVPPMIGLAVGKKAVASGPEGTAAGEDIMQAYFKHDLGFTICWDWMGLAGRKPEEQTA; encoded by the exons ATGGGATCAGTACCACATGCGCAGGACGCCCCTACCGTCAGAGTATTTATTGCTGGTGGTTCATATGCAGGATTATCTGCGGCGGTGAATCTGCTTGACCTCGGGCAAGGTCTCTCGCCACGTATGTTCCAGCAGCCATACGAGCACCATCCCGACCTGCCACGAGTTAACTGGGATATTACTATTGTTGACGAGAGGGACGGCTTTT ATCATTTGATTGGCTCACCTCTCGCTCTGGCCGACGCAGAATACGCAAAGAAGGCTTGGATAAAATTTCAGGATCTTCCTGGCCTGCAGACTCCCCAGGTCAAGTTTATTCAAGGCTCCGTATCAAGTGTGGACTGTGAAGCAAAGAGGACCACCACCattgacaacaccaccaaattGCCTACTACGCACGAGTATGACTACTTCATTGCGGCTACCGGTCTTCGGAGAGTATGGCCTGTGGTTCCCCAGTCCTTGACTCGGAAGCAGTATCTTCtcgaggctgaggagcaCATTCATGCTGTGGCTAATGCCCAGCATGGAGTTGTTGTGGTAGGAGGTGGAGCTGTCGGCATTGAGATGGCAGCTGAGCTCAAGCTGGTCGAACCTAATGTCAAAGTATTCCTTATTCATTCACGGGAAAAGCTGCTATCATCCGAGAACCTCTCAGACGAGTGTAAAGACAAGGCTTTGGAACTGCTGAAGGAGTCTGGCGTCGAGGTGCTACTGAACCACAGACTTGCCACCACGACAAAAGCTGAGACTACCGACGGATCATCCAAGTACGAGCTCGAGTTTACCAATGGACATAAGATGGCTGCCAGTGAGGTTATCATGGCGGTGTCCAAGAGCAAGTCAACCGCAACATATCTCCCATCATCGGCActggatgaggagggttATGTTAAGatcgagaagaagttg CTCAACTTTTACCCCTGGCACCCCGAATGCGAGTTCCACCTCTGTGCCGGAGACCTGACCAAGTGGTCAGGTATCAAGCGCTGCGGCTGGGCTATGCACAGTGGCCATTACGCTGCCCAAAATATCCACAAGTTCATCTTGCAGAAGCATGTGGGCCAGGAACCTAAGTTTATGGAATTCCAGGAAGTGCCGCCCATGATTGGTTTGGCCGTTGGCAAAAAGGCTGTTGCTTCTGGCCCAGAAGGCACAGCTGCCGGAGAGGATATCATGCAAGCGTATTTTAAACACGACCTTGGATTTACAA TTTGCTGGGACTGGATGGGACTTGCGGGACGAAAGCCGGAAGAGCAGACTGCCTAA